A single window of Culicoides brevitarsis isolate CSIRO-B50_1 chromosome 3, AGI_CSIRO_Cbre_v1, whole genome shotgun sequence DNA harbors:
- the LOC134835819 gene encoding pickpocket protein 28-like, producing MIAGVLQHYKRKIYHPVEKIYWIASLLIVFVASLLPISNFIFKFLANPINVAVDRDYFHFNLTFPSLTLCLHNRLNETAVEHFVQQYAKVAKKRQLEAFLHDLAYFDPNHMEKLAKFTRISTNDYVNILVNVSNHMNAQIITPQNRSYELQPMLTEVGLCYVFNTRIGHLFNPTTTTRMSEESATDQHLYKINFYDAETEGNLLYMGSNFDIFMHGQMELPSVKAVIRTERGQQGSYIKLMFTTHVITSDEDVRNLAIFQRRCRFDDESNLVHFPRHYSPSLCQLDCKLQAYEKHCGCIPFYYHHVTRDRNQCSHNELKCISKITEFIEMQNSECECLASCNDEKLLLQSTNSFYWLREPSLHFDLEKIKTAYRRQVIFGWRELLVASGASAGLFLGISVLSVVEFFYLQIIRRVYLMKRNCWKKT from the exons ATGATTGCGGGCGTTTTGCAacattacaaaagaaaaatctatCATCCAGTTGAAAA AATTTATTGGATCGCATCACTGTTGATCGTTTTTGTCGCGTCACTCTTGCccatttctaattttatattcaaattccTCGCCAATCCTATCAATGTTGCCGTTGACAGAGattattttcactttaatttgaCATTTCCCTCGTTGACGTTATGCCTCCATAATCGGCTTAACGAAACGGCGGTTGAGCATTTTGTGCAGCAATATGCAAAAGTTGCGAAGAAACGACAATTGGAAGCGTTTTTGCACGATCTCGCGTACTTTGATCCGAATCACATGGAAAAACTTGCGAAATTCACGCGAATTAGTACGAACGATTATGTGAAC ATTCTTGTTAATGTTTCGAACCACATGAACGCACAAATTATCACGCCGCAAAATCGCTCGTACGAATTACAGCCCATGTTGACAGAAGTTGGTTTATGTTACGTTTTCAACACACGCATTGGGCACTTGTTTAAtccaacaacgacgacgagaatGAGTGAAGAATCTGCAACAGATCAACacttgtataaaataaatttttatgatgcgGAAACGGAAGGCAATCTCTTGTACATGGGATCGAATTTCGAT attttcatGCACGGACAAATGGAGTTGCCCTCCGTTAAAGCAGTTATTCGTACGGAACGTGGACAACAAGGATCTTATATTAAATTGATGTTTACAACGCACGTTATTACATCGGATGAGGATGTTCGAAATTTGGCTATTTTTCAACGGAGATGTCG TTTCGATGACGAATCCAATTTAGTGCATTTTCCGCGACATTACTCACCCAGCCTCTGTCAATTGGATTGCAAACTACAAGCATACGAAAAACACTGTGGATGCATTCCCTTCTATTATCATCATGTGACACGAGATCGCAATCAATGCAGTCACAACGAACTAAAGTGTATTTCCAAAATAactg AATTCATAGAAATGCAAAATTCCGAATGCGAATGCTTGGCAAGTTGCAACGACgagaaattattattgcaatcaacaaattcattttattggcTACGTGAGCCTTCGCTGCACTTTGACCTGGAAAAGATAAAAACCGCTTATCGTCGACAAGTAATCTTTGGCTGGCGTGAACTTTTAG TTGCATCTGGCGCTTCCGCTGGATTATTTCTCGGGATTAGCGTTTTATCTGTAGTTGAGTTCTTCTACTTGCAAATTATACGACGCGTTTACTTGATGAAACgaaattgttggaaaaaaacttaa